One genomic segment of Brassica napus cultivar Da-Ae chromosome A3, Da-Ae, whole genome shotgun sequence includes these proteins:
- the LOC106385026 gene encoding transcription factor BIM1 isoform X7 — MMFPASGCGGGVERNVVDAAAVASGFTLWDESGSETKGQTRKENSAGERANIRADVATTMGQWAAQSLTNNNHLSGFSSRSSSSQGSGLKSQSFMDMIRSAKGTSQDDDLDDEEDFVMKKESSSTSQNHRVDLRVKAEARGAGNNDPKLNTPRSKHSATEQRRRSKINDRFQKLRQLVPNSDQKRDKASFLLEVIEYIQFLQEKTSKYETPYQGWNQESAKLLNWQRNNQQLVPEGTVTFAPKLEEEKNNIPILATAETLNGVTPFPLSVQSNSLFSPLIAGNPLTQLHARVAASETVEPSQSSRSHTQSLKEEEGDEHEVHEGNISISSVYSQGLVKRLREALEKSGVDLTKATISVEIELAKRSSEVSEPVSRTGNDDVKQTRKPKRLKTCNTS; from the exons ATGATGTTCCCTGCTAGTGGTTGTGGTGGTGGTGTTGAGAGAAACGTTGTGGACGCTGCTGCTGTTGCTAGCGGGTTTACTCTGTGGGATGAATCTGGTTCTGAGACTAAGGGACAGACAAGGAAGGAGAATAGCGCTGGGGAGAGAGCTAACATCAGAG ctgatgttgcaacaactatgggacAATGGGCAGCACAGTCTTTGACTAATAATAACCACTTGAGCGGTTTCAGTTCTCGTTCTTCCTCTTCTCA AGGGTCTGGACTTAAGAGCCAAAGCTTCATGGACATGATAAGATCAGCGAAAGGAACTTCACAGGATGATGATTTAGACGATGAAGAAGATTTTGTCATGAAGAAAGAAAGCTCTTCCACTAGCCAGAATCATAGAG TAGATTTGAGAGTAAAAGCAGAGGCGAGAGGGGCTGGCAACAACGATCCAAAGCTGAACACGCCTAGGTCAAAACATTCTGCTACAGAACAACGGAGGAGGAGCAAGATCAATGATAG gtttcaaAAGTTGAGACAGTTAGTACCTAACAGCGACCAAAAGCGGGACAAGGCCTCCTTCTTGCTAGAG GTTATCGAGTATATTCAGTTCTTACAGGAGAAAACAAGCAAGTACGAGACTCCTTACCAAGGATGGAACCAAGAATCTGCCAAGCTATTGAATTGG CAGAGAAACAACCAGCAGCTTGTCCCTGAAGGAACCGTTACTTTTGCTCCTAAActggaagaagagaagaataaCATTCCGATCCTTGCAACAGCTGAAACATTGAACGGAGTAACTCCATTTCCTTTGTCGGTTCAAAGCAACAGTCTGTTCTCTCCTCTAATTGCGGGTAATCCTCTAACTCAGTTGCACGCAAGAGTCGCAGCATCAGAGACGGTAGAGCCAAGCCAGAGTTCTCGGAGTCATACTCAGTCATTGAAAGAAGAAGAGGGTGATGAACACGAAGTTCATGAGGGTAACATCAGTATATCAAGTGTTTACTCACAAGG ATTAGTGAAAAGACTAAGAGAAGCATTGGAGAAATCAGGAGTGGACTTAACGAAAGCAACCATCTCCGTAGAAATCGAGCTAGCTAAACGCTCCTCTGAAGTCAGTGAACCGGTTTCTCGAACCGGAAACGATGACGTCAAGCAAACTCGGAAACCTAAGCGGCTCAAAACGTGCAATacaagttaa
- the LOC106385026 gene encoding transcription factor BIM1 isoform X4 — MELPQPRPFKAQGREPTHDFLSLCSHSTVQTDPKQTPSSSQGSHLKTHDFLQPLESVGGSKEETSKIDTTSEPHATPPPLKHVLPGGIGTYTISSIPYFHNHQRVPKPELSPPMMFPASGCGGGVERNVVDAAAVASGFTLWDESGSETKGQTRKENSAGERANIRADVATTMGQWAAQSLTNNNHLSGFSSRSSSSQGSGLKSQSFMDMIRSAKGTSQDDDLDDEEDFVMKKESSSTSQNHRDLRVKAEARGAGNNDPKLNTPRSKHSATEQRRRSKINDRFQKLRQLVPNSDQKRDKASFLLEVIEYIQFLQEKTSKYETPYQGWNQESAKLLNWRNNQQLVPEGTVTFAPKLEEEKNNIPILATAETLNGVTPFPLSVQSNSLFSPLIAGNPLTQLHARVAASETVEPSQSSRSHTQSLKEEEGDEHEVHEGNISISSVYSQGLVKRLREALEKSGVDLTKATISVEIELAKRSSEVSEPVSRTGNDDVKQTRKPKRLKTCNTS; from the exons ATGGAGCTTCCTCAACCTCGTCCCTTCAAAGCCCAAG GGAGAGAACCAACACATGATTTTTTATCGCTCTGCAGTCATTCAACTGTCCAGACAGATCCCAAGCAAACACCTTCGTCTTCTCAAG GTAGCCACTTGAAGACCCATGATTTTCTACAACCTTTAGAAAGCGTTGGTGGTTCTAAAGAAGAGACAAGTAAGATTGACACAACCTCCGAGCCGCATGCAACGCCCCCACCGCTGAAGCACGTGCTTCCCGGTGGAATAGGAACGTACACGATAAGCTCAATACCTTATTTCCATAATCATCAAAGAGTTCCTAAGCCGGAGCTTTCACCACCGATGATGTTCCCTGCTAGTGGTTGTGGTGGTGGTGTTGAGAGAAACGTTGTGGACGCTGCTGCTGTTGCTAGCGGGTTTACTCTGTGGGATGAATCTGGTTCTGAGACTAAGGGACAGACAAGGAAGGAGAATAGCGCTGGGGAGAGAGCTAACATCAGAG ctgatgttgcaacaactatgggacAATGGGCAGCACAGTCTTTGACTAATAATAACCACTTGAGCGGTTTCAGTTCTCGTTCTTCCTCTTCTCA AGGGTCTGGACTTAAGAGCCAAAGCTTCATGGACATGATAAGATCAGCGAAAGGAACTTCACAGGATGATGATTTAGACGATGAAGAAGATTTTGTCATGAAGAAAGAAAGCTCTTCCACTAGCCAGAATCATAGAG ATTTGAGAGTAAAAGCAGAGGCGAGAGGGGCTGGCAACAACGATCCAAAGCTGAACACGCCTAGGTCAAAACATTCTGCTACAGAACAACGGAGGAGGAGCAAGATCAATGATAG gtttcaaAAGTTGAGACAGTTAGTACCTAACAGCGACCAAAAGCGGGACAAGGCCTCCTTCTTGCTAGAG GTTATCGAGTATATTCAGTTCTTACAGGAGAAAACAAGCAAGTACGAGACTCCTTACCAAGGATGGAACCAAGAATCTGCCAAGCTATTGAATTGG AGAAACAACCAGCAGCTTGTCCCTGAAGGAACCGTTACTTTTGCTCCTAAActggaagaagagaagaataaCATTCCGATCCTTGCAACAGCTGAAACATTGAACGGAGTAACTCCATTTCCTTTGTCGGTTCAAAGCAACAGTCTGTTCTCTCCTCTAATTGCGGGTAATCCTCTAACTCAGTTGCACGCAAGAGTCGCAGCATCAGAGACGGTAGAGCCAAGCCAGAGTTCTCGGAGTCATACTCAGTCATTGAAAGAAGAAGAGGGTGATGAACACGAAGTTCATGAGGGTAACATCAGTATATCAAGTGTTTACTCACAAGG ATTAGTGAAAAGACTAAGAGAAGCATTGGAGAAATCAGGAGTGGACTTAACGAAAGCAACCATCTCCGTAGAAATCGAGCTAGCTAAACGCTCCTCTGAAGTCAGTGAACCGGTTTCTCGAACCGGAAACGATGACGTCAAGCAAACTCGGAAACCTAAGCGGCTCAAAACGTGCAATacaagttaa
- the LOC106385026 gene encoding transcription factor BIM1 isoform X2, whose protein sequence is MELPQPRPFKAQGREPTHDFLSLCSHSTVQTDPKQTPSSSQGSHLKTHDFLQPLESVGGSKEETSKIDTTSEPHATPPPLKHVLPGGIGTYTISSIPYFHNHQRVPKPELSPPMMFPASGCGGGVERNVVDAAAVASGFTLWDESGSETKGQTRKENSAGERANIRADVATTMGQWAAQSLTNNNHLSGFSSRSSSSQGSGLKSQSFMDMIRSAKGTSQDDDLDDEEDFVMKKESSSTSQNHRDLRVKAEARGAGNNDPKLNTPRSKHSATEQRRRSKINDRFQKLRQLVPNSDQKRDKASFLLEVIEYIQFLQEKTSKYETPYQGWNQESAKLLNWQRNNQQLVPEGTVTFAPKLEEEKNNIPILATAETLNGVTPFPLSVQSNSLFSPLIAGNPLTQLHARVAASETVEPSQSSRSHTQSLKEEEGDEHEVHEGNISISSVYSQGLVKRLREALEKSGVDLTKATISVEIELAKRSSEVSEPVSRTGNDDVKQTRKPKRLKTCNTS, encoded by the exons ATGGAGCTTCCTCAACCTCGTCCCTTCAAAGCCCAAG GGAGAGAACCAACACATGATTTTTTATCGCTCTGCAGTCATTCAACTGTCCAGACAGATCCCAAGCAAACACCTTCGTCTTCTCAAG GTAGCCACTTGAAGACCCATGATTTTCTACAACCTTTAGAAAGCGTTGGTGGTTCTAAAGAAGAGACAAGTAAGATTGACACAACCTCCGAGCCGCATGCAACGCCCCCACCGCTGAAGCACGTGCTTCCCGGTGGAATAGGAACGTACACGATAAGCTCAATACCTTATTTCCATAATCATCAAAGAGTTCCTAAGCCGGAGCTTTCACCACCGATGATGTTCCCTGCTAGTGGTTGTGGTGGTGGTGTTGAGAGAAACGTTGTGGACGCTGCTGCTGTTGCTAGCGGGTTTACTCTGTGGGATGAATCTGGTTCTGAGACTAAGGGACAGACAAGGAAGGAGAATAGCGCTGGGGAGAGAGCTAACATCAGAG ctgatgttgcaacaactatgggacAATGGGCAGCACAGTCTTTGACTAATAATAACCACTTGAGCGGTTTCAGTTCTCGTTCTTCCTCTTCTCA AGGGTCTGGACTTAAGAGCCAAAGCTTCATGGACATGATAAGATCAGCGAAAGGAACTTCACAGGATGATGATTTAGACGATGAAGAAGATTTTGTCATGAAGAAAGAAAGCTCTTCCACTAGCCAGAATCATAGAG ATTTGAGAGTAAAAGCAGAGGCGAGAGGGGCTGGCAACAACGATCCAAAGCTGAACACGCCTAGGTCAAAACATTCTGCTACAGAACAACGGAGGAGGAGCAAGATCAATGATAG gtttcaaAAGTTGAGACAGTTAGTACCTAACAGCGACCAAAAGCGGGACAAGGCCTCCTTCTTGCTAGAG GTTATCGAGTATATTCAGTTCTTACAGGAGAAAACAAGCAAGTACGAGACTCCTTACCAAGGATGGAACCAAGAATCTGCCAAGCTATTGAATTGG CAGAGAAACAACCAGCAGCTTGTCCCTGAAGGAACCGTTACTTTTGCTCCTAAActggaagaagagaagaataaCATTCCGATCCTTGCAACAGCTGAAACATTGAACGGAGTAACTCCATTTCCTTTGTCGGTTCAAAGCAACAGTCTGTTCTCTCCTCTAATTGCGGGTAATCCTCTAACTCAGTTGCACGCAAGAGTCGCAGCATCAGAGACGGTAGAGCCAAGCCAGAGTTCTCGGAGTCATACTCAGTCATTGAAAGAAGAAGAGGGTGATGAACACGAAGTTCATGAGGGTAACATCAGTATATCAAGTGTTTACTCACAAGG ATTAGTGAAAAGACTAAGAGAAGCATTGGAGAAATCAGGAGTGGACTTAACGAAAGCAACCATCTCCGTAGAAATCGAGCTAGCTAAACGCTCCTCTGAAGTCAGTGAACCGGTTTCTCGAACCGGAAACGATGACGTCAAGCAAACTCGGAAACCTAAGCGGCTCAAAACGTGCAATacaagttaa
- the LOC106385026 gene encoding transcription factor BIM1 isoform X3, with the protein MELPQPRPFKAQGREPTHDFLSLCSHSTVQTDPKQTPSSSQGSHLKTHDFLQPLESVGGSKEETSKIDTTSEPHATPPPLKHVLPGGIGTYTISSIPYFHNHQRVPKPELSPPMMFPASGCGGGVERNVVDAAAVASGFTLWDESGSETKGQTRKENSAGERANIRADVATTMGQWAAQSLTNNNHLSGFSSRSSSSQGSGLKSQSFMDMIRSAKGTSQDDDLDDEEDFVMKKESSSTSQNHRVDLRVKAEARGAGNNDPKLNTPRSKHSATEQRRRSKINDRFQKLRQLVPNSDQKRDKASFLLEVIEYIQFLQEKTSKYETPYQGWNQESAKLLNWRNNQQLVPEGTVTFAPKLEEEKNNIPILATAETLNGVTPFPLSVQSNSLFSPLIAGNPLTQLHARVAASETVEPSQSSRSHTQSLKEEEGDEHEVHEGNISISSVYSQGLVKRLREALEKSGVDLTKATISVEIELAKRSSEVSEPVSRTGNDDVKQTRKPKRLKTCNTS; encoded by the exons ATGGAGCTTCCTCAACCTCGTCCCTTCAAAGCCCAAG GGAGAGAACCAACACATGATTTTTTATCGCTCTGCAGTCATTCAACTGTCCAGACAGATCCCAAGCAAACACCTTCGTCTTCTCAAG GTAGCCACTTGAAGACCCATGATTTTCTACAACCTTTAGAAAGCGTTGGTGGTTCTAAAGAAGAGACAAGTAAGATTGACACAACCTCCGAGCCGCATGCAACGCCCCCACCGCTGAAGCACGTGCTTCCCGGTGGAATAGGAACGTACACGATAAGCTCAATACCTTATTTCCATAATCATCAAAGAGTTCCTAAGCCGGAGCTTTCACCACCGATGATGTTCCCTGCTAGTGGTTGTGGTGGTGGTGTTGAGAGAAACGTTGTGGACGCTGCTGCTGTTGCTAGCGGGTTTACTCTGTGGGATGAATCTGGTTCTGAGACTAAGGGACAGACAAGGAAGGAGAATAGCGCTGGGGAGAGAGCTAACATCAGAG ctgatgttgcaacaactatgggacAATGGGCAGCACAGTCTTTGACTAATAATAACCACTTGAGCGGTTTCAGTTCTCGTTCTTCCTCTTCTCA AGGGTCTGGACTTAAGAGCCAAAGCTTCATGGACATGATAAGATCAGCGAAAGGAACTTCACAGGATGATGATTTAGACGATGAAGAAGATTTTGTCATGAAGAAAGAAAGCTCTTCCACTAGCCAGAATCATAGAG TAGATTTGAGAGTAAAAGCAGAGGCGAGAGGGGCTGGCAACAACGATCCAAAGCTGAACACGCCTAGGTCAAAACATTCTGCTACAGAACAACGGAGGAGGAGCAAGATCAATGATAG gtttcaaAAGTTGAGACAGTTAGTACCTAACAGCGACCAAAAGCGGGACAAGGCCTCCTTCTTGCTAGAG GTTATCGAGTATATTCAGTTCTTACAGGAGAAAACAAGCAAGTACGAGACTCCTTACCAAGGATGGAACCAAGAATCTGCCAAGCTATTGAATTGG AGAAACAACCAGCAGCTTGTCCCTGAAGGAACCGTTACTTTTGCTCCTAAActggaagaagagaagaataaCATTCCGATCCTTGCAACAGCTGAAACATTGAACGGAGTAACTCCATTTCCTTTGTCGGTTCAAAGCAACAGTCTGTTCTCTCCTCTAATTGCGGGTAATCCTCTAACTCAGTTGCACGCAAGAGTCGCAGCATCAGAGACGGTAGAGCCAAGCCAGAGTTCTCGGAGTCATACTCAGTCATTGAAAGAAGAAGAGGGTGATGAACACGAAGTTCATGAGGGTAACATCAGTATATCAAGTGTTTACTCACAAGG ATTAGTGAAAAGACTAAGAGAAGCATTGGAGAAATCAGGAGTGGACTTAACGAAAGCAACCATCTCCGTAGAAATCGAGCTAGCTAAACGCTCCTCTGAAGTCAGTGAACCGGTTTCTCGAACCGGAAACGATGACGTCAAGCAAACTCGGAAACCTAAGCGGCTCAAAACGTGCAATacaagttaa
- the LOC106385026 gene encoding transcription factor BIM1 isoform X5 codes for MELPQPRPFKAQGREPTHDFLSLCSHSTVQTDPKQTPSSSQGSHLKTHDFLQPLESVGGSKEETSKIDTTSEPHATPPPLKHVLPGGIGTYTISSIPYFHNHQRVPKPELSPPMMFPASGCGGGVERNVVDAAAVASGFTLWDESGSETKGQTRKENSAGERANIRADVATTMGQWAAQSLTNNNHLSGFSSRSSSSQGSGLKSQSFMDMIRSAKGTSQDDDLDDEEDFVMKKESSSTSQNHRVDLRVKAEARGAGNNDPKLNTPRSKHSATEQRRRSKINDRFQKLRQLVPNSDQKRDKASFLLEVIEYIQFLQEKTSKYETPYQGWNQESAKLLNWQRNNQQLVPEGTVTFAPKLEEEKNNIPILATAETLNGLHARVAASETVEPSQSSRSHTQSLKEEEGDEHEVHEGNISISSVYSQGLVKRLREALEKSGVDLTKATISVEIELAKRSSEVSEPVSRTGNDDVKQTRKPKRLKTCNTS; via the exons ATGGAGCTTCCTCAACCTCGTCCCTTCAAAGCCCAAG GGAGAGAACCAACACATGATTTTTTATCGCTCTGCAGTCATTCAACTGTCCAGACAGATCCCAAGCAAACACCTTCGTCTTCTCAAG GTAGCCACTTGAAGACCCATGATTTTCTACAACCTTTAGAAAGCGTTGGTGGTTCTAAAGAAGAGACAAGTAAGATTGACACAACCTCCGAGCCGCATGCAACGCCCCCACCGCTGAAGCACGTGCTTCCCGGTGGAATAGGAACGTACACGATAAGCTCAATACCTTATTTCCATAATCATCAAAGAGTTCCTAAGCCGGAGCTTTCACCACCGATGATGTTCCCTGCTAGTGGTTGTGGTGGTGGTGTTGAGAGAAACGTTGTGGACGCTGCTGCTGTTGCTAGCGGGTTTACTCTGTGGGATGAATCTGGTTCTGAGACTAAGGGACAGACAAGGAAGGAGAATAGCGCTGGGGAGAGAGCTAACATCAGAG ctgatgttgcaacaactatgggacAATGGGCAGCACAGTCTTTGACTAATAATAACCACTTGAGCGGTTTCAGTTCTCGTTCTTCCTCTTCTCA AGGGTCTGGACTTAAGAGCCAAAGCTTCATGGACATGATAAGATCAGCGAAAGGAACTTCACAGGATGATGATTTAGACGATGAAGAAGATTTTGTCATGAAGAAAGAAAGCTCTTCCACTAGCCAGAATCATAGAG TAGATTTGAGAGTAAAAGCAGAGGCGAGAGGGGCTGGCAACAACGATCCAAAGCTGAACACGCCTAGGTCAAAACATTCTGCTACAGAACAACGGAGGAGGAGCAAGATCAATGATAG gtttcaaAAGTTGAGACAGTTAGTACCTAACAGCGACCAAAAGCGGGACAAGGCCTCCTTCTTGCTAGAG GTTATCGAGTATATTCAGTTCTTACAGGAGAAAACAAGCAAGTACGAGACTCCTTACCAAGGATGGAACCAAGAATCTGCCAAGCTATTGAATTGG CAGAGAAACAACCAGCAGCTTGTCCCTGAAGGAACCGTTACTTTTGCTCCTAAActggaagaagagaagaataaCATTCCGATCCTTGCAACAGCTGAAACATTGAACGGA TTGCACGCAAGAGTCGCAGCATCAGAGACGGTAGAGCCAAGCCAGAGTTCTCGGAGTCATACTCAGTCATTGAAAGAAGAAGAGGGTGATGAACACGAAGTTCATGAGGGTAACATCAGTATATCAAGTGTTTACTCACAAGG ATTAGTGAAAAGACTAAGAGAAGCATTGGAGAAATCAGGAGTGGACTTAACGAAAGCAACCATCTCCGTAGAAATCGAGCTAGCTAAACGCTCCTCTGAAGTCAGTGAACCGGTTTCTCGAACCGGAAACGATGACGTCAAGCAAACTCGGAAACCTAAGCGGCTCAAAACGTGCAATacaagttaa
- the LOC106385026 gene encoding transcription factor BIM1 isoform X1 — protein MELPQPRPFKAQGREPTHDFLSLCSHSTVQTDPKQTPSSSQGSHLKTHDFLQPLESVGGSKEETSKIDTTSEPHATPPPLKHVLPGGIGTYTISSIPYFHNHQRVPKPELSPPMMFPASGCGGGVERNVVDAAAVASGFTLWDESGSETKGQTRKENSAGERANIRADVATTMGQWAAQSLTNNNHLSGFSSRSSSSQGSGLKSQSFMDMIRSAKGTSQDDDLDDEEDFVMKKESSSTSQNHRVDLRVKAEARGAGNNDPKLNTPRSKHSATEQRRRSKINDRFQKLRQLVPNSDQKRDKASFLLEVIEYIQFLQEKTSKYETPYQGWNQESAKLLNWQRNNQQLVPEGTVTFAPKLEEEKNNIPILATAETLNGVTPFPLSVQSNSLFSPLIAGNPLTQLHARVAASETVEPSQSSRSHTQSLKEEEGDEHEVHEGNISISSVYSQGLVKRLREALEKSGVDLTKATISVEIELAKRSSEVSEPVSRTGNDDVKQTRKPKRLKTCNTS, from the exons ATGGAGCTTCCTCAACCTCGTCCCTTCAAAGCCCAAG GGAGAGAACCAACACATGATTTTTTATCGCTCTGCAGTCATTCAACTGTCCAGACAGATCCCAAGCAAACACCTTCGTCTTCTCAAG GTAGCCACTTGAAGACCCATGATTTTCTACAACCTTTAGAAAGCGTTGGTGGTTCTAAAGAAGAGACAAGTAAGATTGACACAACCTCCGAGCCGCATGCAACGCCCCCACCGCTGAAGCACGTGCTTCCCGGTGGAATAGGAACGTACACGATAAGCTCAATACCTTATTTCCATAATCATCAAAGAGTTCCTAAGCCGGAGCTTTCACCACCGATGATGTTCCCTGCTAGTGGTTGTGGTGGTGGTGTTGAGAGAAACGTTGTGGACGCTGCTGCTGTTGCTAGCGGGTTTACTCTGTGGGATGAATCTGGTTCTGAGACTAAGGGACAGACAAGGAAGGAGAATAGCGCTGGGGAGAGAGCTAACATCAGAG ctgatgttgcaacaactatgggacAATGGGCAGCACAGTCTTTGACTAATAATAACCACTTGAGCGGTTTCAGTTCTCGTTCTTCCTCTTCTCA AGGGTCTGGACTTAAGAGCCAAAGCTTCATGGACATGATAAGATCAGCGAAAGGAACTTCACAGGATGATGATTTAGACGATGAAGAAGATTTTGTCATGAAGAAAGAAAGCTCTTCCACTAGCCAGAATCATAGAG TAGATTTGAGAGTAAAAGCAGAGGCGAGAGGGGCTGGCAACAACGATCCAAAGCTGAACACGCCTAGGTCAAAACATTCTGCTACAGAACAACGGAGGAGGAGCAAGATCAATGATAG gtttcaaAAGTTGAGACAGTTAGTACCTAACAGCGACCAAAAGCGGGACAAGGCCTCCTTCTTGCTAGAG GTTATCGAGTATATTCAGTTCTTACAGGAGAAAACAAGCAAGTACGAGACTCCTTACCAAGGATGGAACCAAGAATCTGCCAAGCTATTGAATTGG CAGAGAAACAACCAGCAGCTTGTCCCTGAAGGAACCGTTACTTTTGCTCCTAAActggaagaagagaagaataaCATTCCGATCCTTGCAACAGCTGAAACATTGAACGGAGTAACTCCATTTCCTTTGTCGGTTCAAAGCAACAGTCTGTTCTCTCCTCTAATTGCGGGTAATCCTCTAACTCAGTTGCACGCAAGAGTCGCAGCATCAGAGACGGTAGAGCCAAGCCAGAGTTCTCGGAGTCATACTCAGTCATTGAAAGAAGAAGAGGGTGATGAACACGAAGTTCATGAGGGTAACATCAGTATATCAAGTGTTTACTCACAAGG ATTAGTGAAAAGACTAAGAGAAGCATTGGAGAAATCAGGAGTGGACTTAACGAAAGCAACCATCTCCGTAGAAATCGAGCTAGCTAAACGCTCCTCTGAAGTCAGTGAACCGGTTTCTCGAACCGGAAACGATGACGTCAAGCAAACTCGGAAACCTAAGCGGCTCAAAACGTGCAATacaagttaa
- the LOC106385026 gene encoding transcription factor BIM1 isoform X6: MELPQPRPFKAQGREPTHDFLSLCSHSTVQTDPKQTPSSSQGSHLKTHDFLQPLESVGGSKEETSKIDTTSEPHATPPPLKHVLPGGIGTYTISSIPYFHNHQRVPKPELSPPMMFPASGCGGGVERNVVDAAAVASGFTLWDESGSETKGQTRKENSAGERANIRADVATTMGQWAAQSLTNNNHLSGFSSRSSSSQGSGLKSQSFMDMIRSAKGTSQDDDLDDEEDFVMKKESSSTSQNHRVDLRVKAEARGAGNNDPKLNTPRSKHSATEQRRRSKINDRFQKLRQLVPNSDQKRDKASFLLEVIEYIQFLQEKTSKYETPYQGWNQESAKLLNWRNNQQLVPEGTVTFAPKLEEEKNNIPILATAETLNGLHARVAASETVEPSQSSRSHTQSLKEEEGDEHEVHEGNISISSVYSQGLVKRLREALEKSGVDLTKATISVEIELAKRSSEVSEPVSRTGNDDVKQTRKPKRLKTCNTS; encoded by the exons ATGGAGCTTCCTCAACCTCGTCCCTTCAAAGCCCAAG GGAGAGAACCAACACATGATTTTTTATCGCTCTGCAGTCATTCAACTGTCCAGACAGATCCCAAGCAAACACCTTCGTCTTCTCAAG GTAGCCACTTGAAGACCCATGATTTTCTACAACCTTTAGAAAGCGTTGGTGGTTCTAAAGAAGAGACAAGTAAGATTGACACAACCTCCGAGCCGCATGCAACGCCCCCACCGCTGAAGCACGTGCTTCCCGGTGGAATAGGAACGTACACGATAAGCTCAATACCTTATTTCCATAATCATCAAAGAGTTCCTAAGCCGGAGCTTTCACCACCGATGATGTTCCCTGCTAGTGGTTGTGGTGGTGGTGTTGAGAGAAACGTTGTGGACGCTGCTGCTGTTGCTAGCGGGTTTACTCTGTGGGATGAATCTGGTTCTGAGACTAAGGGACAGACAAGGAAGGAGAATAGCGCTGGGGAGAGAGCTAACATCAGAG ctgatgttgcaacaactatgggacAATGGGCAGCACAGTCTTTGACTAATAATAACCACTTGAGCGGTTTCAGTTCTCGTTCTTCCTCTTCTCA AGGGTCTGGACTTAAGAGCCAAAGCTTCATGGACATGATAAGATCAGCGAAAGGAACTTCACAGGATGATGATTTAGACGATGAAGAAGATTTTGTCATGAAGAAAGAAAGCTCTTCCACTAGCCAGAATCATAGAG TAGATTTGAGAGTAAAAGCAGAGGCGAGAGGGGCTGGCAACAACGATCCAAAGCTGAACACGCCTAGGTCAAAACATTCTGCTACAGAACAACGGAGGAGGAGCAAGATCAATGATAG gtttcaaAAGTTGAGACAGTTAGTACCTAACAGCGACCAAAAGCGGGACAAGGCCTCCTTCTTGCTAGAG GTTATCGAGTATATTCAGTTCTTACAGGAGAAAACAAGCAAGTACGAGACTCCTTACCAAGGATGGAACCAAGAATCTGCCAAGCTATTGAATTGG AGAAACAACCAGCAGCTTGTCCCTGAAGGAACCGTTACTTTTGCTCCTAAActggaagaagagaagaataaCATTCCGATCCTTGCAACAGCTGAAACATTGAACGGA TTGCACGCAAGAGTCGCAGCATCAGAGACGGTAGAGCCAAGCCAGAGTTCTCGGAGTCATACTCAGTCATTGAAAGAAGAAGAGGGTGATGAACACGAAGTTCATGAGGGTAACATCAGTATATCAAGTGTTTACTCACAAGG ATTAGTGAAAAGACTAAGAGAAGCATTGGAGAAATCAGGAGTGGACTTAACGAAAGCAACCATCTCCGTAGAAATCGAGCTAGCTAAACGCTCCTCTGAAGTCAGTGAACCGGTTTCTCGAACCGGAAACGATGACGTCAAGCAAACTCGGAAACCTAAGCGGCTCAAAACGTGCAATacaagttaa